Proteins found in one Sphingomonas sp. SORGH_AS_0879 genomic segment:
- a CDS encoding amidase, producing MSDNPRHPPGRLTRRTLLAAPAAIAAANVGAGAAAGAAKASDVLDLGATELATAIRRKQVSSREVMTAHLARFEQLNPRFNAIVSQVRPERLMDMATACDADAAAGRFRGPLHGFPHAVKDTAPTRGIRTTQGSPILQDNIPTADSLVVARMRDAGAIFVGKSNVPEFALGSHSFNPLFGTTRNAWNPAFAAGGSTGGGAVALALHMVPLADGSDFGGSLRNPAGWNSVFGFRPSFGRVPSVPSSDVFGQTFATSGPMARRVRDLALLLSVQAGADPRAPFSLSDDPTAFARPLDRDWKGRRIGWLGDLQGALATEPGVIETCTNALAAFRAIGMEVEEARLALSAAEMWQTALTLRFWSVGSDLIDFYHDPTKRALMKPEAIYEVEGYLALTGRQVAEASQGRSRIYQAFRTLFDRYDFVVLPTAQVFPFPVAQRWPKEIAGRAMDSYHRWMEVTLPPTMAGLPTLAVPAGFGGPHKLPIGLQIIGPNHSDLAVLQVGHAYEQASSWIGQAIPEARRMAQ from the coding sequence ATGAGTGACAACCCTCGACACCCCCCGGGGCGGCTGACGCGGCGAACCCTACTCGCCGCTCCGGCCGCGATCGCAGCGGCAAATGTCGGGGCCGGGGCCGCAGCCGGTGCAGCCAAAGCCAGTGACGTGCTGGATCTCGGCGCGACCGAGCTGGCGACCGCCATTCGACGCAAACAGGTTTCGAGCCGCGAGGTCATGACCGCCCACCTGGCGCGGTTCGAGCAGTTGAACCCCCGTTTCAACGCGATCGTCTCGCAGGTTCGCCCGGAGCGGCTGATGGACATGGCCACGGCATGCGACGCGGACGCCGCAGCGGGCCGCTTCCGCGGACCGCTGCATGGCTTTCCGCATGCGGTGAAGGACACCGCACCGACGCGCGGCATCCGCACCACCCAGGGCTCACCGATCCTGCAGGACAATATCCCCACCGCCGACTCGCTGGTGGTCGCGCGGATGCGGGACGCCGGGGCGATCTTCGTCGGCAAATCGAACGTGCCCGAATTCGCGCTCGGATCGCACAGCTTCAACCCGTTGTTCGGCACCACCCGCAACGCCTGGAACCCGGCATTCGCCGCCGGGGGTAGCACCGGCGGGGGCGCGGTGGCGCTGGCGCTCCACATGGTGCCGCTTGCCGACGGCAGCGATTTCGGCGGATCGTTACGCAACCCCGCCGGCTGGAACAGCGTCTTCGGCTTCCGCCCATCCTTCGGACGTGTCCCGTCCGTGCCATCAAGCGACGTGTTCGGCCAGACCTTTGCCACATCCGGCCCGATGGCGCGGCGCGTGCGCGATCTGGCGCTGCTCCTGTCGGTGCAGGCGGGTGCCGATCCACGCGCGCCCTTCTCGCTTTCCGACGATCCGACGGCCTTCGCGCGTCCCCTCGATCGTGATTGGAAAGGCCGCCGGATCGGCTGGCTAGGCGATCTGCAAGGCGCGCTGGCCACCGAGCCGGGCGTCATCGAGACCTGCACCAACGCGCTGGCCGCTTTCCGTGCCATCGGCATGGAGGTGGAAGAGGCGCGGCTGGCCCTGTCGGCGGCGGAGATGTGGCAAACCGCGCTGACGCTGCGCTTCTGGTCGGTGGGATCGGATCTGATCGACTTCTACCATGATCCGACGAAACGCGCGCTGATGAAGCCCGAAGCGATCTACGAGGTCGAAGGCTATCTGGCACTTACTGGCCGACAGGTGGCGGAAGCATCGCAGGGCCGCAGCCGCATCTATCAGGCCTTCCGCACCCTGTTCGATCGCTATGATTTCGTCGTTCTGCCGACGGCGCAGGTCTTCCCCTTTCCTGTCGCCCAGCGCTGGCCGAAGGAGATCGCCGGCCGGGCGATGGACAGCTATCACCGCTGGATGGAAGTGACCCTGCCACCGACCATGGCGGGCCTGCCGACGCTCGCGGTGCCCGCGGGTTTCGGCGGTCCCCACAAGCTGCCGATCGGTCTACAGATCATCGGCCCCAACCATTCCGATCTTGCCGTATTGCAGGTCGGCCATGCCTATGAGCAGGCGTCCTCCTGGATCGGACAAGCCATCCCCGAGGCACGGCGCATGGCGCAATAG
- a CDS encoding sensor histidine kinase KdpD, producing MTQLLALARAEEAGVAPPRERVDLREVAVAVINRRIAQAIEAGIDVHLDAPIDIDIAIASHRTLLFEILSNLLDNAIRYNRRGGQVMLNISCEDGAGARITVADNGSGLPDAELARLGERFTRLSTARDSEGSGLGLAIVRSAASRLDASLEIVNTRPGLCITLDFGSDNLGTADARSPNGPSVPMA from the coding sequence GTGACGCAGCTACTTGCGCTCGCCCGCGCCGAAGAAGCGGGCGTCGCGCCGCCGCGCGAGCGGGTCGACCTGCGCGAGGTCGCGGTCGCCGTCATCAACCGCCGCATCGCGCAGGCGATCGAGGCGGGGATCGACGTCCATCTCGACGCCCCCATCGACATCGACATCGCGATCGCCAGCCACCGCACCTTGCTGTTCGAAATCCTGTCCAACCTGCTCGACAATGCGATCCGCTACAATCGGCGGGGTGGTCAGGTAATGCTGAACATCTCCTGCGAAGACGGGGCGGGGGCCCGGATTACGGTGGCGGATAACGGCTCCGGCCTGCCCGACGCCGAGCTGGCGCGTCTCGGCGAACGCTTCACCCGCCTGTCGACCGCGCGCGACAGCGAGGGCAGCGGCCTGGGCCTCGCCATCGTCCGCTCCGCCGCCTCGCGGCTCGACGCCTCGCTGGAGATCGTCAACACCCGCCCCGGACTGTGCATTACGCTGGATTTCGGGAGTGACAACCTGGGAACAGCGGACGCCCGCAGCCCGAACGGGCCGTCCGTGCCGATGGCATAA